Proteins encoded together in one Aeromonas encheleia window:
- the pseI gene encoding pseudaminic acid synthase has protein sequence MFINGRGIGQNFSPYVIAEMSANHNGKLKNALRLITEAKLAGADAIKLQTYTADTITLNSNTPDFQIHDGLWRGKNLYQLYQEAQMPWEWHAPLFEHAHRLGITIFSSPFDLTAVDLLEDLNAPAYKIASFEAIDLPLIHYVAGTGKPMIISTGMADAEEIREAIETARAGGCKELAILHCVSGYPAPAEDYNLRTLLDMQQRFGLVTGLSDHTLDNTTAITSVALGASIIEKHFTLNRNDGGPDDSFSLEPAELKQLCDGAKTAWSALGKVDYSRKSSEIGNAKFRRSLYFVKDLQVGEIITADAVRSVRPGFGLAPKCLADVIGKTVTQPIRANTPVKIGVFE, from the coding sequence ATATTTATTAATGGAAGAGGCATCGGACAGAATTTCTCTCCGTATGTAATTGCAGAAATGTCTGCTAATCATAACGGTAAGCTAAAAAATGCATTACGTTTGATTACAGAGGCTAAGCTAGCTGGCGCCGATGCAATCAAGCTGCAAACTTATACCGCAGATACCATCACGCTCAACAGCAACACACCCGATTTTCAAATCCACGATGGCCTGTGGCGTGGCAAGAACCTCTATCAACTCTATCAAGAGGCTCAGATGCCTTGGGAGTGGCATGCCCCCCTATTTGAACATGCCCACCGGCTAGGTATTACCATTTTCAGCTCGCCCTTTGATTTGACGGCGGTAGATTTGCTCGAAGACCTCAATGCACCTGCCTACAAAATCGCCTCGTTTGAAGCGATTGATTTACCGCTGATCCACTATGTGGCTGGTACCGGAAAACCGATGATCATCTCCACCGGCATGGCTGATGCTGAAGAGATAAGAGAGGCCATCGAGACAGCCCGTGCCGGGGGATGCAAAGAGCTGGCCATATTACACTGCGTCAGTGGCTACCCGGCACCAGCAGAAGATTACAACCTGCGTACCCTGCTGGATATGCAGCAACGCTTTGGGCTGGTAACAGGGCTGTCGGATCACACTCTCGATAACACCACGGCCATCACGAGCGTAGCGCTGGGAGCTTCGATCATCGAGAAGCACTTTACTCTAAACCGCAACGACGGTGGGCCGGATGACAGCTTTTCGCTGGAGCCGGCAGAATTGAAGCAATTATGTGATGGTGCTAAAACAGCTTGGTCTGCGCTAGGAAAGGTTGACTATAGCCGCAAATCTAGCGAAATAGGCAACGCAAAATTCCGTCGCTCCCTCTATTTTGTCAAAGACTTACAAGTTGGAGAAATCATCACGGCGGATGCGGTACGCAGTGTACGACCTGGGTTTGGATTAGCCCCGAAATGCCTAGCTGACGTGATAGGAAAAACGGTCACTCAACCCATACGGGCAAATACACCAGTAAAAATTGGCGTGTTTGAATA